The following proteins come from a genomic window of Macrobrachium nipponense isolate FS-2020 chromosome 18, ASM1510439v2, whole genome shotgun sequence:
- the LOC135196816 gene encoding acanthoscurrin-2-like isoform X2: MRSLFAVLLVALVAEAAPGIGYGGLGGLGGLGHGGLGLGGLGLGLNGGYGGGYGGYGGLLSAGNYANGYSHSDGYNHGNHVLKGFGGSGGLNHGHLNTHFLGKRSADPEPVVGLGGLGGLGGLGLGLNGGFGGGYGGYGGLLSLETMPMDTAIPMGTVMETTLVISTED, from the coding sequence TTCGCCGTCCTGTTGGTAGCCTTAGTGGCTGAGGCTGCTCCCGGAATCGGCTATGGAGGTCTTGGAGGACTCGGTGGACTGGGCCACGGAGGCCTTGGACTCGGTGGTCTAGGCCTAGGCCTAAACGGAGGATATGGTGGTGGATACGGTGGCTACGGAGGTCTCTTGAGTGCTGGAAACTATGCCAACGGCTACAGCCATTCCGATGGTTACAATCATGGAAACCATGTCTTGAAAGGCTTTGGAGGATCTGGTGGGCTGAACCATGGCCATCTTAACACACACTTCCTCGGGAAGCGAAGTGCTGATCCTGAACCTGTAGTAGGCCTAGGAGgacttggaggacttggaggtCTAGGCTTAGGCCTAAACGGTGGCTTCGGTGGAGGATATGGTGGCTACGGAGGTCTCTTGAGCCTGGAAACTATGCCAATGGATACAGCAATTCCAATGGGTACAGTCATGGAAACCACATTGGTAATCAGTACGGAGGACTAG
- the LOC135196816 gene encoding acanthoscurrin-2-like isoform X1: MRSLFAVLLVALVAEAAPGIGYGGLGGLGGLGHGGLGLGGLGLGLNGGYGGGYGGYGGLLSAGNYANGYSHSDGYNHGNHVLKGFGGSGGLNHGHLNTHFLGKRSADPEPVVGLGGLGGLGGLGLGLNGGFGGGYGGYGGLLSLETMPMDTAIPMGTVMETTLVISTED; encoded by the exons ATGAGATCTTTG TTCGCCGTCCTGTTGGTAGCCTTAGTGGCTGAGGCTGCTCCCGGAATCGGCTATGGAGGTCTTGGAGGACTCGGTGGACTGGGCCACGGAGGCCTTGGACTCGGTGGTCTAGGCCTAGGCCTAAACGGAGGATATGGTGGTGGATACGGTGGCTACGGAGGTCTCTTGAGTGCTGGAAACTATGCCAACGGCTACAGCCATTCCGATGGTTACAATCATGGAAACCATGTCTTGAAAGGCTTTGGAGGATCTGGTGGGCTGAACCATGGCCATCTTAACACACACTTCCTCGGGAAGCGAAGTGCTGATCCTGAACCTGTAGTAGGCCTAGGAGgacttggaggacttggaggtCTAGGCTTAGGCCTAAACGGTGGCTTCGGTGGAGGATATGGTGGCTACGGAGGTCTCTTGAGCCTGGAAACTATGCCAATGGATACAGCAATTCCAATGGGTACAGTCATGGAAACCACATTGGTAATCAGTACGGAGGACTAG